One Pyrococcus furiosus DSM 3638 genomic region harbors:
- the srp54 gene encoding signal recognition particle SRP54: MVLDNLGKALANTLKKIARASSVDEALIKELVRDIQRALIQADVNVRLVLQLTREIQRRALEEKPPAGISKKEHIIKIVYEELTKFLGTEAKPIEIKEKPTILLMVGIQGSGKTTTVAKLARYFQKRGYKVGVVCSDTWRPGAYHQLRQLLDRYHIEVFGNPQEKDAIKLAKEGVDYFKSKGVDIIIVDTAGRHKEDKALIEEMKQISNVIHPHEVILVIDGTIGQQAYNQALAFKEATPIGSIIVTKLDGSAKGGGALSAVAATGAPIKFIGTGEKIDDIEPFDPPRFVSRLLGLGDIQGLLEKFKELEKEVEIKEEDIERFLRGKFTLKDMYAQLEAMRKMGPLKQILRMIPGLGYSLPDDVISIGEERLKKFKVIMDSMTEEELLNPEIINYSRIKRIARGSGTSTKDVKELLDQYRQMKKLFKSMNKRQLSRLARRFGM, encoded by the coding sequence ATGGTTCTAGATAACCTAGGGAAAGCACTTGCCAACACTCTAAAGAAGATAGCCAGAGCCAGCAGTGTGGATGAAGCTTTAATCAAAGAGTTAGTTAGGGATATCCAGAGAGCTCTAATTCAAGCTGACGTAAACGTTAGACTAGTTCTTCAACTTACAAGAGAAATACAGAGAAGAGCACTGGAAGAGAAGCCTCCTGCAGGAATATCTAAGAAAGAACACATTATAAAAATAGTCTATGAAGAGTTAACAAAATTCCTCGGAACAGAAGCAAAGCCAATAGAAATCAAGGAGAAACCAACAATTTTGTTAATGGTTGGAATTCAGGGAAGTGGAAAAACTACAACGGTTGCAAAACTTGCGAGATACTTCCAAAAAAGAGGATATAAGGTCGGAGTTGTATGTTCAGATACCTGGAGACCTGGGGCTTATCACCAGCTTAGGCAACTTCTAGATCGTTACCACATAGAAGTGTTTGGAAATCCTCAAGAAAAAGATGCCATAAAGTTAGCAAAAGAAGGAGTTGATTACTTCAAATCTAAAGGAGTAGACATAATAATAGTGGATACCGCGGGAAGGCACAAAGAAGACAAGGCGTTAATTGAAGAGATGAAGCAAATAAGCAACGTAATACATCCTCATGAGGTTATACTTGTAATTGATGGAACAATAGGACAACAAGCATACAACCAGGCCTTAGCCTTTAAAGAAGCAACACCGATTGGCTCCATAATAGTCACAAAGCTCGATGGATCTGCCAAGGGAGGAGGAGCCCTTTCTGCAGTTGCCGCAACAGGGGCTCCAATAAAATTCATAGGTACGGGAGAAAAGATAGATGATATCGAGCCCTTTGACCCACCGAGATTTGTTTCAAGACTCTTGGGACTTGGAGATATTCAAGGATTGCTGGAAAAATTTAAGGAGTTAGAGAAAGAAGTTGAAATAAAAGAGGAAGACATTGAAAGATTCTTAAGGGGTAAATTTACACTTAAGGACATGTATGCTCAGCTTGAAGCGATGAGAAAAATGGGGCCCCTAAAACAAATACTGAGAATGATTCCCGGGCTGGGATATTCCCTTCCCGATGACGTGATCTCAATCGGAGAAGAGAGGCTAAAGAAATTCAAAGTAATAATGGATTCAATGACAGAGGAAGAACTGCTAAATCCCGAGATAATAAACTATTCCAGGATCAAGAGAATTGCAAGAGGATCAGGAACATCTACAAAGGATGTAAAAGAACTTTTAGATCAATATAGGCAGATGAA